One genomic segment of Tripterygium wilfordii isolate XIE 37 chromosome 9, ASM1340144v1, whole genome shotgun sequence includes these proteins:
- the LOC120006604 gene encoding uncharacterized protein LOC120006604 — protein MEWKKCYLDVILVPLGFLITLGYHFWLWHKVRTQPLTTIIGINATARRFWVSAIMKDNEKKNILAVQTLRNAIMGSTLMATTSILLSAGLAALISSTYSVKKPLEDAVYGAHGEFMVALKYVTILTIFLFSFLCHSLSIRFINQVNILINVPHQEYDSSSETTTSFIVTPDYVNELLEKGFMLNTVGNRLFYAALPLLVWIFGPVLVFLCSLTLVPVLYNLDFVLVGDKGKNMDPTDHHHHTDFV, from the exons ATGGAGTGGAAGAAGTGTTATTTGGATGTAATATTGGTTCCACTCGGATTTCTCATAACCTTGGGTTACCATTTCTGGTTATGGCATAAGGTCAGGACACAACCTCTTACCACCATTATCGGAATCAATGCCACCGCCAGACGTTTTTGGGTTTCAGCCATCATGAAG GACAATGAGAAGAAGAACATCCTTGCAGTTCAAACGCTCCGGAATGCCATAATGGGATCGACCCTAATGGCCACCACATCCATCCTTCTGTCGGCGGGGCTGGCAGCCCTAATCAGCAGCACATACAGCGTTAAGAAGCCCCTTGAGGACGCCGTTTACGGTGCTCACGGGGAGTTCATGGTGGCTCTTAAATACGTTACCATCTTGACAATATTTCTCTTCTCGTTTCTATGCCACTCTCTGTCCATCAGGTTTATAAACCAAGTGAACATCCTCATCAACGTCCCCCACCAAGAATATGACAGTAGTAGTGAGACCACGACGTCGTTCATAGTGACCCCTGATTATGTGAACGAGCTGTTGGAGAAGGGTTTTATGCTGAACACAGTGGGGAATAGGCTCTTCTACGCGGCACTTCCTCTCTTGGTGTGGATATTTGGGCCTGTTCTTGTTTTCTTGTGCTCCCTCACTTTGGTTCCTGTGCTTTACAATCTGGACTTTGTGCTTGTCGGTGACAAGGGAAAGAATATGGATCCAacagatcatcatcatcatacagACTTTGTTTAA